In Pseudomonas sp. Leaf58, one DNA window encodes the following:
- a CDS encoding chemotaxis response regulator CheY produces the protein MKILIVDDFSTMRRIIKNLLRDLGFTNTDEADDGTTALPMLENGHYDFLVTDWNMPGMSGIDLLRKVRASDKLKTMPVLMVTAEAKRDQIIEAAQAGVNGYVVKPFTAQVLKEKIEKIFERVNG, from the coding sequence ATGAAAATCCTCATCGTTGACGACTTTTCGACGATGCGGCGGATCATCAAGAACCTGTTGCGTGACCTTGGCTTCACCAACACGGACGAAGCCGACGACGGCACCACGGCGTTGCCGATGCTGGAAAACGGCCACTACGACTTCCTGGTGACCGACTGGAACATGCCTGGCATGTCCGGCATCGACCTGCTGCGTAAAGTGCGTGCCAGCGACAAGCTGAAAACCATGCCGGTCCTGATGGTGACTGCCGAAGCCAAGCGTGACCAGATCATTGAAGCGGCCCAGGCCGGCGTCAATGGTTACGTGGTCAAGCCGTTCACCGCCCAGGTGCTCAAAGAAAAGATCGAGAAGATCTTCGAACGCGTCAACGGCTGA
- the fliN gene encoding flagellar motor switch protein FliN, protein MANENEITSPDDQALADEWAAALEETGAAGQADIDALLGGDTGGSAGGSGRLPMEEFASSPKPNENVSLEGPNLDVILDIPVNISMEVGSTEINIRNLLQLNQGSVIELDRLAGEPLDVLVNGTLIAHGEVVVVNEKFGIRLTDVISPSERIKKLR, encoded by the coding sequence ATGGCTAACGAAAACGAGATCACCTCCCCGGACGACCAGGCGCTGGCCGATGAGTGGGCTGCAGCACTGGAAGAAACCGGTGCAGCCGGCCAGGCCGACATCGATGCCCTGCTGGGCGGTGACACTGGCGGCAGCGCTGGTGGCTCTGGCCGCTTGCCGATGGAGGAGTTCGCCAGCTCGCCCAAGCCCAACGAAAACGTCAGCCTCGAAGGCCCGAACCTGGATGTGATCCTGGACATCCCGGTGAACATTTCCATGGAAGTGGGCAGCACCGAGATCAATATCCGCAACCTGCTGCAGCTCAACCAGGGTTCGGTAATCGAGCTCGATCGCCTGGCCGGTGAGCCGCTCGACGTGCTGGTCAACGGTACGCTTATCGCCCATGGCGAAGTGGTCGTGGTCAACGAGAAGTTCGGCATCCGCCTGACCGACGTGATCAGCCCCAGCGAACGTATCAAGAAGCTGCGCTGA
- the fliQ gene encoding flagellar biosynthesis protein FliQ, with the protein MTPEVAVDLFRDALWLTTLLVAVLVVPSLLVGLMVAMFQAATQINEQTLSFLPRLLVMLITLIVAGPWLVQKFMEYITGLYTSIPHLIG; encoded by the coding sequence ATGACACCTGAAGTCGCTGTCGACCTGTTCCGTGATGCCCTGTGGCTGACCACCCTGTTGGTAGCCGTGCTGGTGGTGCCGAGCCTGCTGGTGGGCTTGATGGTGGCCATGTTCCAGGCCGCCACGCAGATCAACGAACAGACCCTGAGCTTTCTGCCACGCCTGCTGGTGATGCTGATCACGCTGATCGTCGCCGGGCCTTGGCTGGTGCAAAAGTTCATGGAGTACATCACAGGCCTTTACACCAGCATCCCGCATTTGATCGGTTGA
- the fliP gene encoding flagellar type III secretion system pore protein FliP (The bacterial flagellar biogenesis protein FliP forms a type III secretion system (T3SS)-type pore required for flagellar assembly.) — translation MNGALRTLLTLALLLAAPLALAADPLSIPAITLSNNADGQQEYSVSLQILLIMTALSFIPAFVILMTSFTRIIIVFSILRQALGLQQTPSNQILTGMALFLTMFIMAPVFDRVNQNALQPYLNEQLTAQQAIDKAQGPLKDFMLAQTRQSDLDLFMRLSKRTDIAGPDQVPLTILVPAFVTSELKTAFQIGFMIFIPFLIIDMVVASVLMAMGMMMLSPLIISLPFKIMLFVLVDGWALIMGTLASSFGGV, via the coding sequence ATGAACGGCGCGTTGCGTACGTTGTTGACTCTGGCGTTGCTGTTGGCTGCGCCATTGGCCCTGGCCGCCGACCCGCTGTCGATCCCGGCCATTACCCTGTCCAATAACGCGGACGGGCAGCAGGAATATTCGGTCAGCCTGCAAATCCTGTTGATCATGACGGCGCTGAGCTTCATTCCGGCGTTCGTCATCCTGATGACCAGCTTCACCCGCATCATCATCGTGTTCTCGATATTGCGTCAGGCCCTGGGCCTGCAGCAGACGCCGTCGAACCAGATCCTCACCGGCATGGCGCTGTTCCTGACCATGTTCATCATGGCGCCGGTGTTCGACCGGGTGAACCAGAACGCTCTGCAGCCGTACCTGAACGAGCAACTGACCGCCCAGCAGGCCATCGACAAAGCCCAGGGGCCGCTCAAGGACTTCATGCTGGCGCAGACCCGGCAGAGCGACTTGGACCTGTTTATGCGCCTGTCCAAGCGCACCGATATCGCTGGCCCCGACCAGGTCCCGCTGACGATTTTGGTGCCGGCTTTCGTCACTTCCGAGCTGAAGACTGCGTTCCAGATCGGCTTCATGATCTTCATCCCGTTCCTGATCATCGACATGGTGGTGGCTAGCGTGCTCATGGCCATGGGTATGATGATGCTGTCGCCGCTGATCATCTCGCTGCCATTCAAGATCATGCTGTTCGTACTGGTGGATGGTTGGGCGCTGATCATGGGTACCCTCGCCAGCAGTTTCGGCGGTGTCTGA
- the flhB gene encoding flagellar biosynthesis protein FlhB yields MAESESGQDKTEEPTEKRKRTAREKGEIARSKELNTVAVTLAGAGALLAFGGHLAETLLAVMRLNFSLTRDMIVDERAMGAFLLASGKMAIWAVQPVLILLFVVAFIGPIALGGFLFSGSLLQPKFSRMNPLSGIKRMFSMNALTELLKALAKFFVILIVAVVVLAHDRQALLSIANEPLEQAIIHSVQVVGWSALWMAAGLLLIAAADVPFQLYQTHKKMKMTKQEVRDEYKDSEGKPEVKQRIRQLQREVSQRRMMAAVPEADVIITNPTHYAVALQYDPEKGGVAPLLLAKGTDFIALKIREIGVEHKVQILESPALARAIYYSTELEQEIPAGLYLAVAQVLAYVFQIRQYRAGKGKRPEPLKDDLPIPSDLRRDS; encoded by the coding sequence ATGGCAGAAAGCGAGAGCGGTCAGGACAAAACAGAAGAGCCCACCGAGAAACGCAAGCGCACGGCGCGTGAGAAGGGCGAAATCGCCCGCTCCAAGGAGCTCAATACGGTTGCGGTCACCCTTGCGGGCGCCGGCGCCCTGCTGGCATTTGGTGGTCACCTGGCCGAGACCTTGCTGGCGGTGATGCGCCTGAACTTCAGCCTGACCCGCGACATGATCGTCGATGAGCGGGCCATGGGGGCTTTCTTGCTCGCGTCGGGCAAGATGGCCATCTGGGCCGTGCAGCCGGTGCTCATTCTGCTGTTCGTGGTCGCTTTCATCGGGCCCATCGCTTTGGGCGGTTTCCTGTTCTCCGGCAGCCTGCTGCAACCAAAATTCAGCCGCATGAACCCGTTGTCGGGTATCAAGCGAATGTTTTCGATGAACGCCCTGACCGAGTTGCTGAAGGCGCTGGCAAAGTTTTTCGTGATCCTGATAGTGGCGGTGGTGGTGCTGGCCCATGATCGCCAGGCGCTGCTGTCGATTGCCAATGAGCCGCTGGAGCAGGCCATCATCCACAGTGTGCAGGTGGTGGGCTGGAGTGCGTTGTGGATGGCCGCTGGGTTGCTGCTGATCGCGGCGGCGGACGTGCCGTTCCAGCTGTACCAGACGCACAAGAAAATGAAGATGACCAAGCAGGAAGTGCGCGACGAGTACAAGGACAGCGAAGGCAAGCCTGAGGTTAAGCAGCGTATTCGCCAGTTGCAGCGTGAGGTGTCGCAGCGGCGCATGATGGCCGCCGTGCCTGAGGCTGATGTGATCATCACCAACCCGACGCATTATGCGGTGGCTTTGCAGTACGACCCTGAGAAAGGCGGGGTGGCGCCATTGCTGCTGGCCAAGGGCACCGACTTCATTGCCTTGAAAATTCGCGAGATAGGCGTGGAGCACAAGGTGCAGATCCTTGAATCGCCAGCGCTGGCGCGGGCGATCTATTACTCCACCGAGCTTGAGCAGGAAATCCCTGCCGGCTTGTACCTGGCGGTGGCGCAGGTGCTGGCCTATGTGTTCCAGATCCGCCAGTACCGGGCGGGCAAGGGCAAGCGGCCGGAGCCGCTGAAAGACGACCTGCCGATCCCGTCGGACTTGCGCCGCGACAGTTGA
- the flhA gene encoding flagellar biosynthesis protein FlhA, with product MDRTQLISNARNNLAGLGRGNLGVPLLLLVMLAMMMLPIPPFLLDVFFTFNIALSIVVLLVCVYALRPLDFAAFPTILLVATLLRLALNVASTRVVMLHGQEGHGAAGKVIQAFGEVVIGGNYVVGAVVFAILMIINFVVVTKGAGRISEVSARFTLDAMPGKQMAIDADLNAGLIDQAQAKHRRAEVAQEAEFYGSMDGASKFVRGDAIAGLLILFINLIGGMLIGMLQHGMSFGDAGKVYALLTIGDGLVAQLPSLLLSTAAAIMVTRASGSEDMGKLINRQMFDSPKALAVSGALMIVMGLVPGMPHVAFLGLGLLACGGAYLVWKKQQKTKVQAQQEAQRQQDLLPSPQRAMETKELGWDDVTPIDMIGLEVGYRLIPLVDRNQGGQLLARIKGVRKKLSQDLGFLMPTVHIRDNLDLQPSAYRLTLMGVILAEAEIYPDRELAINPGQVFGTLNGIAARDPAFGLEAVWIDVGQRAQAQSLGYTVVDASTVVATHLNQILQKHCHELIGHEEVQQLLQVLGKASPKLAEELVPGVISLSGLLKVLQALLSEQVPVRDIRSIAEAIANNAGKSQDTAALVAAVRVGLCRAIVQSIVGVESELPVITLEPRLEQILLNSLQRAGQGQEDGVLLEPSMAEKLQRSLIEAAQRQEMQGQPAILLVAGPIRAMLSRFGRLAVPNLHVLAYQEIPDNKQVTIVATVGPNG from the coding sequence GTGGATCGCACTCAGTTAATCAGCAACGCCCGTAACAACCTGGCCGGGCTCGGCCGGGGCAACCTGGGTGTGCCGCTGTTGCTGCTGGTGATGTTGGCAATGATGATGTTGCCGATACCGCCGTTCCTGCTCGACGTGTTCTTCACCTTCAACATTGCCCTGTCGATCGTGGTGCTGCTGGTCTGCGTGTACGCCCTGCGCCCGCTCGACTTCGCCGCGTTCCCCACCATCCTGCTGGTGGCCACGCTGCTGCGTCTGGCCCTGAACGTGGCCTCCACCCGGGTGGTGATGCTGCATGGCCAGGAAGGCCACGGCGCAGCCGGTAAGGTGATCCAGGCCTTCGGCGAGGTGGTGATCGGTGGTAACTACGTGGTCGGTGCCGTGGTGTTCGCCATCCTCATGATCATCAACTTCGTGGTGGTGACCAAGGGCGCCGGGCGTATCTCGGAAGTGAGCGCGCGTTTCACCCTCGACGCCATGCCTGGCAAGCAAATGGCCATCGACGCCGACCTCAACGCCGGCCTGATCGACCAGGCCCAGGCCAAGCACCGGCGTGCCGAGGTGGCACAGGAGGCCGAGTTCTACGGCTCGATGGACGGTGCCAGCAAATTCGTCCGCGGTGACGCCATTGCCGGCCTGCTGATCCTGTTCATCAACCTGATCGGCGGCATGCTGATCGGCATGCTGCAGCACGGCATGAGCTTCGGCGATGCCGGCAAGGTGTACGCCCTGTTGACCATCGGTGACGGTTTGGTGGCGCAATTGCCATCACTGCTGCTGTCCACCGCCGCCGCGATCATGGTTACCCGTGCCTCGGGTTCCGAGGACATGGGCAAGCTGATCAACCGGCAGATGTTCGATTCGCCCAAGGCGCTGGCGGTGTCCGGTGCGCTGATGATCGTCATGGGCCTGGTGCCGGGCATGCCGCACGTGGCCTTCCTCGGCCTGGGCCTGCTGGCCTGTGGCGGCGCCTACCTGGTGTGGAAGAAGCAGCAGAAGACCAAGGTGCAGGCGCAGCAAGAAGCACAGCGCCAGCAGGACCTGCTGCCCTCGCCACAGCGCGCGATGGAGACCAAGGAGTTGGGCTGGGACGACGTCACGCCGATCGACATGATCGGCCTGGAAGTCGGCTACCGGTTGATCCCGCTGGTCGACCGCAACCAGGGCGGCCAGTTGCTGGCGCGAATCAAGGGGGTGCGCAAGAAGCTCTCGCAGGACCTGGGCTTCCTCATGCCTACCGTGCACATCCGCGACAACCTCGACCTGCAGCCCAGCGCCTACCGCCTGACCCTGATGGGGGTGATCCTGGCCGAGGCCGAGATTTACCCGGACCGGGAGCTGGCAATCAACCCAGGGCAAGTGTTCGGCACCCTTAACGGCATTGCCGCGCGCGACCCGGCGTTTGGCCTGGAGGCCGTGTGGATCGATGTCGGCCAGCGCGCTCAGGCGCAGTCGCTGGGCTACACCGTGGTCGATGCCAGTACCGTGGTGGCCACCCACCTCAACCAAATCTTGCAGAAGCACTGCCATGAACTGATCGGCCACGAAGAGGTTCAGCAATTGCTGCAGGTGTTGGGCAAGGCATCGCCTAAACTTGCCGAAGAGCTGGTGCCGGGTGTCATTTCCTTGTCGGGCCTGCTCAAGGTGCTGCAAGCGCTGTTGTCGGAGCAGGTGCCAGTGCGTGATATTCGCAGTATCGCCGAGGCGATCGCGAACAATGCCGGCAAGAGTCAAGATACCGCCGCGCTGGTAGCGGCAGTGCGCGTCGGATTGTGTCGCGCCATCGTGCAAAGCATTGTCGGTGTTGAGTCGGAGCTGCCAGTGATTACCCTGGAGCCAAGGTTGGAACAGATTTTGCTCAATAGTCTGCAAAGGGCCGGGCAAGGTCAGGAAGACGGTGTTCTTCTGGAGCCGAGCATGGCCGAAAAGCTGCAGCGTTCGTTGATCGAAGCGGCCCAGCGCCAGGAAATGCAGGGCCAACCGGCTATTCTCCTGGTCGCCGGCCCGATCCGCGCCATGCTGTCGCGTTTCGGGCGCCTGGCTGTACCGAATTTGCATGTTCTGGCGTATCAGGAAATACCTGACAACAAGCAAGTCACCATCGTTGCCACCGTGGGCCCTAATGGCTGA
- a CDS encoding protein phosphatase CheZ, which yields MESSQTSLGEFESTLKKHAQELVESLERGRFGEAVQLIHELNQTRDRGLYQEVGKLTRELHSAIVSFQIDPTMPQAEEVSQITDATERLSYVVKLTEGAANRTMDLVEESTPVLNDLASEAKALSTDWQRFMRREVAAPEFRDLVKRVDSFLTHSAAGNRKVAGHLNDILLAQDYQDLTGQVIKRVTTLVTEVESNLLKLVLMASQVDRFAGIQHDHDQLRAEKDLEKHPTRGEGPQIHADKREDVVSGQDDVDDLLSSLGF from the coding sequence ATGGAATCATCACAAACCTCTTTGGGCGAGTTCGAATCGACCCTGAAGAAGCATGCCCAGGAGCTGGTCGAGAGCCTGGAGCGGGGCCGTTTTGGCGAGGCGGTACAGCTGATTCACGAGCTGAACCAAACCCGCGACCGCGGTCTGTACCAGGAAGTGGGCAAACTGACGCGCGAGCTGCACAGTGCCATCGTCAGCTTCCAGATCGACCCGACCATGCCCCAGGCTGAAGAGGTGTCGCAGATAACCGACGCCACCGAGCGCTTGTCCTACGTGGTCAAGCTCACCGAGGGCGCGGCTAACCGCACCATGGACCTGGTCGAAGAAAGCACCCCGGTGCTCAACGACCTGGCCAGCGAGGCCAAGGCCTTGAGTACTGATTGGCAGCGCTTCATGCGCCGCGAAGTGGCTGCGCCGGAATTCCGTGACCTGGTCAAACGCGTCGACAGTTTCCTGACGCACAGTGCCGCAGGCAACCGCAAGGTCGCCGGCCACCTCAACGACATTCTGTTGGCCCAGGACTACCAAGACCTGACCGGCCAGGTGATCAAGCGCGTCACCACGTTGGTGACCGAGGTGGAGAGCAACCTGCTGAAATTGGTGCTGATGGCCAGCCAGGTGGACCGCTTTGCCGGCATCCAGCATGACCACGATCAATTGCGCGCAGAAAAAGATCTAGAAAAACATCCGACTCGGGGTGAAGGTCCGCAGATTCATGCCGATAAGCGTGAAGACGTCGTGTCCGGTCAGGACGATGTCGATGATTTGCTGTCCAGCCTGGGTTTTTAA
- the flhF gene encoding flagellar biosynthesis protein FlhF, protein MQVKRFFAADMRQAMKLVRDELGADAAIIGNRRIAGGVELTAALDYKLSALAPRVPNAELEEELRKTHTRIATAQAELDHRPDSSDNNRQLFAGQPLTAAEPLIEPHVDAPQAAAAAPAQAPVDPRLFDAMRTELSGLRELLEVQLGSLAWSQLQGSKPQQATLWRRLQRIGLSGPIARELLDLTAEIEEPRQAWRMLLAHLARMIEIPEVEPIEEGGVIAMVGPAGMGKTTTLAKLAARYVLKYGAQNLALVSMDSFRIGAQEQLKTLGRILNVPVTYVDPGQSLAAALEPLLRKRVVLIDTAGLQASDPALRMQLETLAGRGIAAKNYLVLATTSQKQVLTAAYHSYKRCGLAGCILTKLDETASLGDVLSLAISHELPVAYLTDGPRIPDDLHLPRGHQLITRAVNVQQQDEPSEEAMADMFADLYHNPRRAG, encoded by the coding sequence ATGCAAGTTAAGCGATTTTTCGCCGCCGATATGCGTCAGGCCATGAAGCTGGTCCGTGATGAGCTGGGCGCCGACGCCGCCATCATCGGCAACCGCCGCATTGCTGGCGGTGTCGAGCTGACGGCGGCGCTGGACTACAAGCTGTCCGCCCTGGCCCCGCGGGTGCCCAATGCCGAGCTGGAAGAAGAGCTGCGCAAGACCCATACGCGCATCGCCACTGCCCAGGCCGAGCTGGACCATCGCCCGGACAGCAGCGACAACAACCGCCAATTGTTCGCCGGGCAGCCGCTGACCGCTGCCGAGCCGCTGATCGAGCCGCACGTCGATGCCCCGCAGGCCGCCGCTGCAGCCCCGGCGCAGGCGCCGGTCGACCCGCGCCTGTTCGATGCCATGCGCACCGAGCTGTCGGGCCTGCGCGAGCTGCTGGAAGTGCAGCTCGGTTCGTTGGCCTGGTCCCAACTGCAGGGCAGCAAGCCGCAGCAGGCCACGCTCTGGCGCCGCCTGCAGCGCATCGGCCTGTCCGGCCCGATCGCGCGCGAGCTACTGGACCTGACCGCCGAAATCGAAGAGCCACGCCAGGCCTGGCGCATGCTGCTGGCGCACCTGGCGCGGATGATCGAAATCCCCGAGGTCGAGCCGATCGAAGAGGGCGGTGTGATTGCCATGGTCGGCCCGGCCGGCATGGGCAAAACCACCACCCTGGCCAAGCTGGCCGCCCGCTATGTGCTCAAGTACGGCGCGCAGAACCTGGCGCTGGTGAGCATGGACAGCTTCCGCATCGGTGCCCAGGAGCAGCTCAAGACCTTGGGCCGCATCCTCAATGTGCCGGTGACTTATGTCGACCCGGGGCAGTCGCTGGCGGCGGCGCTGGAGCCGCTGCTGCGCAAGCGCGTGGTGCTGATCGATACCGCCGGTCTGCAGGCCAGTGACCCGGCCCTGCGCATGCAACTGGAAACCCTGGCCGGGCGTGGCATTGCCGCGAAGAACTACCTGGTACTGGCCACCACCAGCCAGAAGCAGGTGCTGACCGCCGCCTACCACAGCTACAAGCGCTGTGGCCTGGCCGGTTGCATCCTGACCAAACTCGATGAAACGGCAAGCCTTGGCGATGTGCTGAGCCTTGCCATCAGTCATGAACTGCCAGTGGCCTATCTGACCGATGGGCCGCGCATTCCGGACGACCTGCACCTGCCGCGGGGGCACCAGCTGATTACCCGTGCGGTCAATGTGCAGCAGCAGGACGAGCCCAGCGAAGAGGCCATGGCCGACATGTTCGCTGATCTCTATCACAACCCAAGGCGAGCGGGTTGA
- the fleN gene encoding flagellar synthesis regulator FleN, with translation MGSMHPVQVIAVTGGKGGVGKTNVSVNLSLALAELGRRVMLLDADLGLANVDVLLGLTPKRTLADVIEGRCELRDVMLQGPGGVRIVPAASGTQSMVHLAPAQHAGLIQAFSEVGDNLDVLVIDTAAGIGDSVVSFVRAAQEVLLVVCDEPTSITDAYALIKLLNRDYGMNRFRVLANMAQSPQEGRNLFAKLTKVTDRFLDVALQYVGAVPYDECVRKAVQKQRAVYEAFPRSKCALAFKAIAQKVDSWPLPANPRGHLEFFVERLVQPTSAGPVL, from the coding sequence ATGGGTAGCATGCATCCCGTACAGGTTATCGCCGTGACCGGTGGCAAAGGTGGCGTCGGCAAAACTAACGTTTCAGTGAACCTGTCCCTGGCGTTGGCTGAGCTTGGCCGCAGAGTCATGCTGCTCGACGCCGACCTGGGCTTGGCCAACGTCGACGTGTTGCTGGGCCTTACCCCCAAACGCACCCTGGCCGATGTCATCGAAGGGCGCTGCGAACTGCGCGACGTGATGCTGCAGGGCCCTGGTGGTGTGCGCATCGTGCCGGCGGCCTCGGGCACCCAGAGCATGGTGCACCTGGCCCCGGCCCAGCATGCCGGCCTGATCCAGGCATTCAGCGAAGTCGGTGACAACCTCGACGTGCTGGTGATCGACACCGCTGCCGGTATTGGTGACTCGGTAGTCAGCTTCGTCCGTGCTGCCCAGGAAGTGCTGCTGGTGGTGTGCGACGAACCCACCTCGATCACCGACGCCTACGCCCTGATCAAGCTGCTCAACCGCGACTACGGCATGAACCGCTTCCGGGTACTGGCCAACATGGCGCAAAGCCCGCAGGAAGGGCGCAACCTGTTCGCCAAGCTGACCAAGGTCACCGACCGCTTCCTCGACGTTGCCCTGCAGTACGTGGGCGCAGTGCCTTATGACGAATGTGTGCGCAAGGCCGTGCAGAAGCAGCGCGCGGTCTACGAAGCCTTCCCCCGCTCCAAGTGTGCGCTGGCCTTCAAGGCGATTGCCCAGAAGGTCGACAGCTGGCCGCTGCCGGCCAACCCGCGTGGCCACCTGGAGTTCTTTGTCGAGCGCCTGGTGCAGCCCACCAGCGCGGGTCCCGTGCTATGA
- the fliO gene encoding flagellar biosynthetic protein FliO — MRASAAFAALLASQACLAAATPAATPAAAPGSLGGQLAQMVLGLLLVVGLIFFLAWLLRRMQGAAVKGGQVIEIVGSLAIGPRDRLLLVQVGKEQILIGHTPGSIEALHVLAEPVQVPASARQATPEFAQRLMELMGKNPKDNK; from the coding sequence ATGCGCGCCAGCGCGGCGTTCGCGGCGCTACTTGCCAGCCAGGCCTGCCTGGCGGCGGCTACACCGGCAGCGACCCCCGCAGCTGCACCGGGCAGCCTGGGCGGGCAGTTGGCGCAGATGGTCTTGGGCCTGCTGCTGGTGGTTGGCCTGATCTTCTTCCTGGCCTGGCTGCTGCGGCGCATGCAGGGGGCCGCCGTGAAGGGGGGGCAGGTGATCGAGATCGTCGGCAGCCTGGCCATCGGCCCGCGTGACCGCCTGCTGTTGGTGCAGGTGGGCAAGGAGCAGATCCTGATCGGCCACACCCCCGGCAGTATCGAGGCCCTGCATGTGCTGGCCGAGCCCGTGCAAGTACCGGCTAGCGCCCGCCAGGCGACACCGGAGTTTGCCCAGCGGCTGATGGAGCTGATGGGCAAAAACCCTAAGGACAACAAGTGA
- the fliR gene encoding flagellar biosynthetic protein FliR has product MLELTDTQIGTWVATFILPLFRVTAVLMTMPIFGTRMLPARVRLYVAVAITVVIVPALPPLPEFDPLSLRGVLLCAEQVIVGALFGFSLQLLFQAFVIAGQIIAVQMGMAFASMVDPANGVNVAVISQFMTMLVSVLFLLMNGHLVVFEVLSESFTTLPVGSALVVGHFWAIAGRLGWVFGAGLLLILPAIASLLVVNIAFGVMTRAAPQLNIFSIGFPLILVMGMFIFWVGLADILAHYQALASEALQWLRELARAR; this is encoded by the coding sequence ATGCTGGAACTGACCGATACGCAAATCGGCACCTGGGTTGCCACCTTCATCCTACCGTTGTTCAGGGTGACTGCGGTGCTGATGACCATGCCTATCTTTGGCACACGCATGCTGCCAGCGCGGGTGCGCTTGTACGTGGCGGTGGCCATCACTGTGGTGATCGTGCCGGCGCTGCCGCCGTTGCCCGAGTTCGACCCATTGAGCCTGCGCGGCGTATTGCTGTGTGCCGAACAGGTCATCGTCGGGGCGTTGTTTGGGTTTTCATTGCAGTTGTTGTTCCAGGCTTTTGTGATCGCTGGTCAAATCATCGCGGTGCAGATGGGGATGGCCTTCGCCTCGATGGTCGACCCGGCCAATGGCGTGAACGTCGCGGTGATCAGCCAGTTCATGACCATGCTGGTGAGCGTGTTGTTCCTGCTGATGAACGGTCATCTGGTGGTGTTCGAGGTGTTGAGCGAAAGCTTCACCACCTTGCCGGTGGGCAGCGCGCTGGTGGTAGGCCATTTCTGGGCGATAGCGGGGCGTCTGGGTTGGGTCTTCGGCGCCGGCTTGCTGTTGATCCTGCCGGCGATCGCATCGCTGCTGGTGGTGAACATTGCTTTTGGCGTGATGACCCGCGCCGCGCCGCAGCTGAACATCTTCTCCATTGGTTTCCCGCTGATTCTGGTCATGGGCATGTTCATTTTCTGGGTCGGCTTGGCCGATATACTTGCCCATTACCAGGCATTGGCCAGCGAAGCGTTGCAATGGTTGCGTGAGCTGGCGAGGGCGCGCTGA
- the fliA gene encoding RNA polymerase sigma factor FliA, with translation MSASGFKMYSRASKDAQYELIERYAPLVKRIAYHLLARLPANVQVEDLIQAGMIGLLEVANKYDASKGASFETYAGIRIRGAMLDEVRKGDWAPRSVHRNTRMVSDAMRAVEARTGRDAKDHEVAAELQLSLDDYYGILNDTLGSRLFSFDDLLQDGEHEGLHEDGASGQVEPARGLEDERFQVALTEAIANLPERERLVLALYYDEELNLKEIGEVLGVSESRVSQLHSQCAARLRSRLGEWRAR, from the coding sequence ATGAGTGCGAGCGGTTTCAAGATGTACAGCCGGGCATCGAAAGACGCCCAGTACGAGCTGATCGAACGCTACGCCCCGCTGGTCAAGCGCATCGCCTACCACCTGCTGGCGCGTCTGCCGGCCAACGTGCAGGTCGAAGACCTGATCCAGGCCGGCATGATTGGCCTGCTGGAAGTGGCCAACAAATACGACGCCAGCAAGGGCGCCAGTTTCGAAACCTATGCCGGCATCCGCATTCGCGGGGCCATGCTCGACGAAGTGCGCAAGGGCGATTGGGCACCCCGTTCGGTGCACCGTAATACCCGCATGGTCAGCGATGCGATGCGTGCCGTTGAAGCCAGAACCGGTCGCGACGCTAAAGATCATGAAGTTGCTGCCGAACTCCAATTGAGTCTCGATGATTACTACGGGATCTTGAACGATACCCTGGGCAGCCGCCTGTTCAGTTTCGACGACCTGCTGCAGGACGGCGAGCACGAAGGGCTGCATGAGGATGGTGCCAGTGGCCAGGTCGAGCCTGCACGAGGCCTGGAGGACGAGCGCTTCCAGGTTGCCCTGACCGAGGCCATCGCCAACCTGCCGGAGCGTGAACGCCTGGTACTGGCGCTGTACTACGACGAAGAGCTGAACCTTAAGGAAATCGGCGAGGTGCTTGGGGTCAGTGAGTCGCGGGTCAGCCAGCTGCACAGCCAGTGCGCCGCGCGCCTGCGCAGCCGCCTGGGAGAATGGCGGGCGCGTTGA